In the Brassica napus cultivar Da-Ae chromosome A7, Da-Ae, whole genome shotgun sequence genome, one interval contains:
- the LOC106369691 gene encoding uncharacterized protein LOC106369691 produces the protein MDEEIEKTTSPKDNSDLIEIKNSLKSLHSFLQNKHRSDIAQIDDNALSDTDDYSDEEMNCSDPYSVLHVDSFTQAYDIALKSRTGRERSNIRQALTGNRKTKSEFYGKINMVYGELMEKADSLGELIRKLEGQVAEIATAIKRDAGCLPGRTDLNPRRQVSAVMLRSGKNLAADTRNNSDVGKPDDADEIGKSNSHPIILNDLDPNTSQENRKTTAEKAKEKAIDLELEEDTEIEDEIDRQYGTDVDRPKTPTIDRQPEKPVDRRSTQPEPIIERVYRTLPPFPPKMQTKKSLENAICKKALHKITVEMSLSDAIKIAPSIKKYIKDMTSPNNPIAEHSVMMISEEVSAMIKGETPTKRSDPGSFVLDCKIENTRFPRSLWDLGSSVNLRPYSVAVTLGYKEVMPTPITMVLADRSIRVPEGILEDVPIKINDCIVPTDFVVLNYRQEPKDPHSGSAIPSYS, from the coding sequence ATGGATGAAGAGATAGAAAAAACTACAAGTCCAAAAGACAATTCTGATTTAATAGAAATTAAGAATTCCCTTAAATCCCTTCATtcctttcttcaaaacaaacacCGATCTGATATAGCCCAGATCGACGACAACGCTTTGTCTGACACCGATGATTATTCGGATGAAGAAATGAACTGCTCTGATCCCTACTCTGTGCTTCATGTCGATAGCtttacccaagcttatgacaTTGCTTTAAAATCACGTACCGGAAGAGAGAGGTCCAATATCAGACAAGCTCTTACTGGCAACCGTAAGACAAAATCAGAGTTTTACGGAAAGATAAATATGGTTTACGGAGAATTGATGGAGAAAGCAGATTCTTTAGGAGAACTAATCCGAAAATTAGAAGGTCAAGTAGCTGAGATTGCAACAGCCATAAAGAGAGACGCTGGATGTCTTCCCGGAAGAACTGATCTAAATCCAAGACGTCAAGTTAGTGCCGTAATGCTGCGCAGCGGTAAAAACCTCGCAGCAGATACGAGGAATAACTCAGATGTTGGAAAGCCTGACGACGCCGACGAGATAGGGAAAAGCAACTCTCATCCTATTATTCTTAACGATCTTGACCCAAATACATCTCAAGAGAACCGGAAAACCACCGCTGAAAAGGCTAAGGAAAAGGCAATAGACTTAGAACTAGAAGAAGATACGGAGATTGAGGatgaaatcgatcgacagtacggaactgacgtcgatcgacccAAAACacctaccatcgatcgacaacctgaaaaacccgtcgatcgacggtCTACTCAACCCGAGCCCATAATTGAAAGAGTCTATAGAACTTTACCCCCTTTTCCTCCTAAAATGCAAACTAAGAAATCATTAGAAAACGCAATCTGCAAGAAAGCCTTACATAAGATTACTGTCGAGATGTCCCTTAGTGATGCTATAAAAATAGCACCTTCAATTAAGAAGTATATAAAGGATATGACATCTCCAAACAATCCGATTGCAGAACATAGCGTGATGATGATTTCAGAAGAAGTAAGTGCTATGATTAAAGGAGAAACTCCAACGAAGAGATCAGATCCTGGAAGTTTCGTCCTAGattgtaaaatagaaaacacGCGCTTCCCTAGATCATTATGGGACCTCGGCTCTAGCGTGAACCTTAGGCCTTACTCTGTTGCAGTGACGTTAGGATATAAAGAGGTTATGCCAACTCCGATCACCATGGTTTTAGCTGATAGATCTATTAGGGTACCCGAAGGAATTCTCGAAGATGTTCCCATAAAGATTAACGATTGCATCGTGCCTACGGACTTTGTTGTGTTAAATTACAGACAAGAACCCAAAGACCCTCATTCTGGGTCGGCCATTCCTAGCTACAGCTGA